Proteins co-encoded in one Meiothermus sp. genomic window:
- a CDS encoding TraY domain-containing protein produces MLAIRLPKEIEERLEALARKTGRSKSYYVRQAILEHLDDLEDYYLALERLEQNLPGISLDEVERRLGLQD; encoded by the coding sequence ATGCTGGCTATTCGGCTGCCCAAGGAGATAGAGGAACGCCTCGAGGCGCTTGCTCGGAAAACCGGGCGCAGTAAGAGCTATTACGTGCGCCAGGCCATCCTCGAGCACCTCGATGACCTCGAGGACTACTACCTGGCCCTGGAACGGCTCGAGCAGAACCTTCCCGGCATCTCCCTAGACGAAGTGGAGCGCCGCCTTGGGCTACAGGATTGA
- a CDS encoding type II toxin-antitoxin system RelE/ParE family toxin, which translates to MGYRIEFDPRAERELTKLDREVARRIVRFLRERVAWLDDPRSIGEALHGPELGRFWKYRVGDYRLICHIQDQRVTVLVLRIGHRRDVYR; encoded by the coding sequence TTGGGCTACAGGATTGAGTTCGACCCACGGGCCGAGAGAGAACTGACGAAGCTAGATCGTGAGGTAGCGCGCCGCATCGTACGGTTTTTGCGCGAGCGGGTGGCCTGGTTGGATGATCCGCGTAGCATTGGGGAGGCCTTGCACGGGCCGGAGCTGGGCCGGTTTTGGAAGTACCGGGTAGGGGATTATCGCCTGATCTGCCATATCCAGGATCAGAGGGTCACTGTGCTGGTCTTGCGGATTGGGCATCGGCGGGATGTCTACCGCTGA
- a CDS encoding NAD(P)/FAD-dependent oxidoreductase, protein MPDFDVAVVGAGHNALVTAAYLAQAGYRVGVFERRRVPGGAVSTIDYEGFRFDLGGSAHILIRLTPIVDELELHKYGLEYLELDPLFHASDARESWFVWRDPERTAAELDERYPGQGQAYRRFMRDWLPFAQAVKEAFLASPSPLNLGRKMIWGAGFGREWQKRLPQILRPYGDVAREYFSEERVRAPLVWMAAQSGPPPSDPLSSPFLLWHPLYHVGGVARPRGGSGGLSLALVRAIEAKGGKVHLDSPVAGIVLEGRRAVGLRLEDGQSVGARAVVAGAHIQKTLAMLPADQTPEVARGLRVGNGFGLVLRLGLSEKLRYQTHPGPEARIGLGLLITDELQLSRAYGDYLAGEPTRDPPLIAMSFSAVDETLAPPGGETLWLWAQYYPHKLASGTWETRAMEAREGVIRSFERFDPDIRRKIVAELVQTPLWLEQEFAMPAGNVMHLEMTPDQMFMFRPWLGAHEYRFPGLKGLYLTGASTHPGGGIMGASGRNAARVLLGDLSRNRV, encoded by the coding sequence ATGCCGGACTTCGATGTGGCGGTGGTGGGGGCGGGGCACAACGCCCTGGTAACGGCGGCGTATCTGGCTCAGGCCGGGTACAGGGTGGGGGTCTTCGAGCGGCGCAGGGTGCCGGGCGGGGCGGTCTCGACCATTGATTACGAGGGCTTCCGCTTCGACCTGGGGGGCAGCGCGCACATTCTGATCCGCCTGACGCCCATTGTGGACGAGCTGGAACTGCACAAGTACGGGCTGGAGTACCTCGAGCTCGACCCCCTTTTTCACGCTTCGGATGCGCGCGAAAGCTGGTTCGTCTGGCGCGACCCCGAGCGCACCGCCGCCGAGCTGGACGAGCGCTACCCAGGCCAGGGCCAGGCCTACCGCCGCTTCATGCGCGACTGGCTGCCCTTTGCCCAGGCCGTCAAAGAAGCCTTCCTGGCCTCGCCCAGCCCGCTCAACCTGGGGCGCAAGATGATCTGGGGGGCCGGGTTCGGGCGCGAGTGGCAGAAGCGCCTGCCGCAGATCTTGCGGCCTTACGGCGATGTGGCGCGGGAATACTTCAGCGAGGAGCGGGTGCGAGCCCCCCTGGTCTGGATGGCCGCGCAGTCCGGGCCGCCGCCCTCCGACCCGTTGTCCTCGCCCTTTTTGCTGTGGCACCCGCTCTACCACGTGGGCGGGGTGGCCCGGCCCCGGGGGGGCTCCGGGGGGCTCTCGCTGGCGCTGGTGCGCGCGATAGAAGCCAAAGGGGGGAAGGTGCACCTGGATAGCCCGGTGGCCGGGATTGTGCTCGAGGGCCGGCGGGCGGTGGGCCTGCGCCTGGAGGACGGACAAAGCGTGGGCGCTCGAGCGGTGGTGGCCGGGGCGCACATCCAGAAAACCCTGGCCATGCTGCCCGCCGACCAGACCCCCGAGGTAGCCAGAGGGCTGCGGGTGGGCAACGGCTTCGGCCTGGTGCTGCGGCTGGGGCTCTCGGAGAAGCTCCGCTACCAGACCCACCCCGGCCCCGAGGCCCGTATCGGCCTGGGCCTCCTCATCACCGACGAGCTGCAACTCAGCCGGGCCTACGGCGACTACCTGGCGGGCGAGCCCACCCGCGACCCCCCGCTCATCGCCATGAGCTTCAGCGCAGTGGACGAGACCCTGGCCCCACCGGGGGGCGAGACCCTGTGGCTGTGGGCGCAGTACTACCCCCATAAGCTGGCCTCGGGGACGTGGGAAACCCGCGCCATGGAGGCCCGGGAGGGGGTGATTCGGAGCTTCGAGCGCTTCGACCCGGATATTCGCCGCAAGATTGTGGCCGAACTGGTGCAGACCCCGCTCTGGCTCGAGCAGGAGTTTGCCATGCCGGCGGGGAATGTGATGCACCTCGAGATGACCCCCGACCAGATGTTCATGTTCCGTCCCTGGCTGGGGGCCCACGAGTACAGGTTTCCGGGGCTAAAAGGCCTCTACCTGACCGGGGCCAGCACCCATCCCGGCGGGGGCATCATGGGCGCGAGCGGGCGGAATGCCGCAAGGGTGTTGCTCGGGGACTTGAGCCGCAACCGGGTATAA
- a CDS encoding lycopene cyclase family protein → MNAAYDYDYIIVGAGAAGLSLAYHLVQAGLQDKRILLLERAPKTLNDRTWCFWEVGEGPFEPVVFRRWDRIWFYGEGLSERLEIAPYAYKMIRGLDFYNFMHRWMAEQPNIRLHYGEVTRLEEAPQGVRVEAGGQVFVGRWAFSSLYQPAPRQPGYHYLLQHFKGWVVRTPRPAFDTGAATFMDFRVPQEGAVRFAYVLPFDARTALVEYTLFSPELLPPDAYDAGLRAYLEGPLGLAQYEVLETEFGVIPMTDAPFARRPSPHVMNIGTAGGCTKASTGYTFRRIQQQSRRIAEALAQTGQPFFPEPAFNRHAYMDSVLLNVLAHRRSPGKQVFSDLFRKNPPQRVLRFLDEETSLLEDLQIMSSVDIPAFLRATLAVGRSRWPLTKSGRMEPRRG, encoded by the coding sequence GTGAACGCGGCTTACGACTACGACTACATCATTGTTGGGGCCGGGGCGGCGGGCCTGAGCCTGGCCTACCATCTGGTGCAGGCGGGCCTGCAGGACAAGCGCATCCTGCTGCTCGAGCGGGCCCCCAAAACCCTCAACGACCGCACCTGGTGCTTCTGGGAGGTGGGGGAGGGCCCCTTCGAGCCGGTGGTCTTCCGCCGGTGGGATCGCATCTGGTTTTATGGGGAAGGCCTCTCGGAGCGGCTCGAGATCGCGCCCTATGCCTACAAGATGATCCGCGGCCTGGATTTTTATAACTTCATGCACCGCTGGATGGCAGAGCAGCCCAACATCCGCCTGCACTACGGGGAAGTCACCCGCCTCGAGGAGGCCCCGCAAGGGGTGCGGGTCGAGGCGGGTGGGCAGGTGTTCGTGGGCCGCTGGGCCTTTAGCAGCCTGTACCAGCCCGCGCCCCGGCAACCCGGCTACCACTACCTGTTGCAGCACTTCAAGGGCTGGGTGGTGCGAACCCCCCGGCCGGCCTTCGATACCGGGGCCGCGACCTTTATGGACTTTCGGGTTCCCCAGGAGGGCGCGGTGCGTTTTGCCTATGTCCTGCCCTTCGATGCCCGGACGGCGCTGGTGGAGTACACCCTCTTCTCGCCCGAGCTGCTGCCCCCGGACGCCTACGATGCCGGGCTGCGGGCCTACCTCGAGGGCCCGCTGGGCCTGGCGCAGTACGAGGTGCTCGAGACCGAGTTCGGCGTCATCCCCATGACCGACGCGCCCTTTGCCCGCCGGCCAAGCCCCCACGTCATGAATATCGGCACCGCCGGAGGCTGTACCAAGGCCTCTACCGGCTACACCTTCCGGCGCATCCAGCAGCAGTCGCGCCGCATTGCCGAAGCCCTTGCCCAGACCGGCCAGCCCTTCTTCCCAGAGCCGGCCTTCAACCGGCACGCCTACATGGACAGCGTGCTCCTGAACGTGCTGGCGCACCGCCGTAGTCCGGGTAAACAGGTTTTCAGCGACCTGTTCCGCAAAAACCCCCCCCAGCGGGTGCTGCGCTTTCTGGACGAAGAAACCAGCCTGCTGGAAGATTTGCAGATTATGTCCAGTGTGGATATTCCGGCGTTTCTGAGGGCTACGCTGGCGGTGGGAAGGTCGCGCTGGCCCCTGACGAAGTCGGGCCGAATGGAGCCCAGGCGAGGGTAG
- a CDS encoding carotenoid biosynthesis protein has product MDLLITTLLAVLLAAVGLFWARRAGFAAAAGPVWLRGLGGLWGMGLALLGAVLLVLGWGGLLGAALAGWGCVLALLAVWGGDLLWAGRRVWLVAGGAAALLAGGVGWLFYQSPALGVWAVLAATATAQALWLAAQPEARARLGGLRRHLQPWMALLALAVLVRIPVPLWPEGFPLISLVQMLLISLAALLWGWGRVGVRIVLLAVLAFVLGLGVELLGSQTGFPFGLYSYRGAPQPTIGGVPLIVPLGWFALVLSAHVLAGGRPWRTGLLVVAWDLGLEALMTAQGYWAWQDPNPLWYGAPIQNYLAWFAVGYAISWMYGRLGPRLHQDGAFAWAYRLEALFLPVGMALLGLWPAALLCGLAMNGLAWLEYLPLGGRGGLKRSRGQT; this is encoded by the coding sequence GTGGACTTGCTGATAACCACGTTGTTGGCTGTTTTGCTCGCGGCTGTTGGGCTCTTCTGGGCACGGCGCGCGGGGTTCGCTGCGGCGGCAGGCCCGGTCTGGCTGCGCGGGCTGGGCGGGCTTTGGGGTATGGGCCTGGCCCTGCTGGGTGCGGTGCTGCTGGTGCTGGGGTGGGGCGGGCTGCTGGGGGCTGCGCTGGCCGGGTGGGGTTGTGTGCTGGCCTTACTGGCGGTGTGGGGCGGCGATCTGCTCTGGGCAGGCCGCAGGGTTTGGCTGGTTGCAGGCGGGGCCGCCGCGCTGCTGGCGGGCGGGGTGGGCTGGCTGTTCTACCAATCCCCTGCGCTGGGGGTCTGGGCGGTGCTGGCGGCCACGGCCACCGCCCAGGCCCTCTGGCTTGCTGCCCAGCCCGAAGCCCGGGCCCGGCTTGGTGGGCTCCGGCGGCACCTGCAACCCTGGATGGCGCTGCTGGCCCTGGCGGTGCTGGTGCGCATCCCGGTGCCGCTCTGGCCGGAGGGCTTTCCCCTCATCAGCCTGGTGCAGATGCTGCTCATCAGCCTGGCGGCCCTGCTCTGGGGCTGGGGGCGGGTGGGGGTGCGAATTGTGCTGCTGGCGGTGCTGGCTTTTGTGCTGGGGCTGGGGGTGGAGTTGCTGGGCAGCCAGACCGGCTTTCCCTTTGGGCTTTACAGCTACCGGGGTGCACCGCAGCCCACCATTGGGGGCGTGCCCCTGATCGTGCCGCTGGGCTGGTTTGCCCTGGTGCTCTCGGCCCATGTGCTGGCGGGGGGGCGGCCCTGGCGCACCGGCTTGCTGGTGGTGGCCTGGGACTTAGGGCTCGAGGCCCTGATGACCGCCCAGGGTTACTGGGCCTGGCAAGACCCCAACCCCCTGTGGTACGGCGCGCCCATCCAGAACTACCTGGCCTGGTTTGCGGTGGGTTATGCCATCTCCTGGATGTACGGACGGCTGGGGCCCCGCCTGCACCAGGACGGCGCTTTTGCCTGGGCCTACCGGCTCGAGGCCCTGTTTTTACCTGTGGGAATGGCCCTGCTGGGCCTGTGGCCGGCGGCGCTGCTTTGTGGCCTGGCCATGAACGGGCTGGCGTGGCTGGAATACCTGCCTCTTGGGGGGCGTGGCGGCCTGAAACGGTCTAGAGGGCAGACATGA